The following are encoded together in the Babesia microti strain RI chromosome II, complete genome genome:
- a CDS encoding conserved Plasmodium protein, unknown function (overlaps_old_locusTagID:BBM_II02505) translates to MPNIVCDANISELRELYDHLCKYVQPEWHEIPSGEVWKLQFKSKYSQLLGRFGCSDMIQDVEMDKMCQSDQESVKNDNRSIQEIISDLTINISRGLEGTWLEMRNRIAAIKNESQSKQLNLDELVKYAVSVGGTTCAPPETNNITDEMLHNQIFPRYHFLGRVGIKDIHSSRFFYLQKLSTITFPPIIHFLDGESENLKKLKITCRTRGCSIFFRVNDNEKVRQYTGEMPFRNIPFKITAWAIAPGLAQSQIVQSHYVPNTQSHGSLHSELFLGKGTKH, encoded by the exons atgcCTAACATAGTATGTGATGCTAATATTTCTGAACTAAGGGAATTGTATGACCAtctatgtaaatatgtgCAGCCAGAGTGGCACGAAATTCCATCTGGAGAAGTTTGGAAATTGCAGTTTAAGTCTAAATATTCGCAATTGTTGGGTAGATTTGGATGCTCAGACATGATACAGGATGTTGAAATGGATAAAATGTGTCAATCTGATCAGGAAAgtgttaaaaatgacaataGATCGATACAAGAAATAATCAGTG attTGACTATTAATATTTCACGTGGTCTTGAAGGTACCTGGTTGGAGATGCGAAATAGAATCGCGgccattaaaaatgaatcgCAATCTAAACAACTAAATTTGGATGAACTGGTGAAGTATGCTGTAAG CGTTGGAGGTACAACTTGCGCCCCGCCCGAAACAAACAATATTACAGACGAAATGCTTCACAACCAAATATTCCCTAGATATCATTTCCTAGGCCGTGTAGGTATTAAAGATATACACTCATCTCGCTTCTTCTACTTGCAAAAATTGTCTACAATTACGTTCCCACCCATAATACACTTTCTAGATGGTGAATCAGAAAATTTGAAGAAGTTGAAAATTACATGCAGAACCAGGGGTTGTAGCATATTCTTCCGTGTAAATGACAATGAAAAAGTAAGACAATATACTGGTGAGATGCCATTTAGGAATATACCTTTTAAAATAACCGCATGGGCCATTGCCCCTGGTTTAGCCCAATCGCAAATCGTGCAATCTCACTACGTACCAAATACCCAATCTCATGGATCTTTGCATTCTGAGTTATTCTTGGGGAAGGGTACTAAACACTAA
- a CDS encoding Probable ubiquitin-conjugating enzyme E2 W (overlaps_old_locusTagID:BBM_II02510), whose amino-acid sequence MHCLALVISLIPIVTTVDVQKNNSLKKTYFGRRLRFNVHKTLSLGIGRTPNFKERLIREEELFRSNPPQNCELITTSRNLRIWLVRITGLEGTIYEGEPYTLKIIFPNDYPLKPPIMYFLKPTPTHEHVYSNGDICLSALGTDYAPNASVSSLILSLVSMLSSAKEKRRPPDDQLHAQMPPGESDASYVYHDDKC is encoded by the exons ATGCATTGTCTCGCTTTGGTCATCTCGCTTATACCCATAGTAACAACAGTTGATGttcaaaaaaataacaGTCTGAAAAAAACATATTTTGGGAGGAGGTTGCGTTTCAATGTACATAAAACGCTATCTTTGGGAATCGGCCGAACGCCCAACTTCAAAGAAAGACTGATCAGa GAAGAGGAACTATTTAGGTCAAACCCCCCGCAAAATTGCGAGTTAATTACCACTAGTAGGAATCTCAGAATATGGCTTGTAAGAATTACTGGCTTGGAAGGCACAATATATGAGGGAGAGCCTTACACACTGAAGATTATATTTCCTAATGACTACCCACTAAAACCACCAATTATGTACTTTTTGAAACCAA CACCCACACATGAACACGTATACTCAAATGGTGATATATGTTTAAGTGCCTTGGGGACTGACTACGCACCAAATGCTTCTGTTTCAAGTTTAATTCTATCGCTTGTGTCAATGTTATCTTCGGCAAAGGAGAAAAGGCGACCACCAGATGACCAGTTGC ACGCTCAGATGCCACCTGGAGAATCTGACGCTTCATATGTATACCACGATGATAAGTGCTAA
- a CDS encoding JmjC domain hydroxylase (overlaps_old_locusTagID:BBM_II02515), which produces MSTSVGVSQVLMETRKSARVHKQTKFYIAMQEPQRDLDLRTAIKRSKLEKIHVKVDLESLPTVPVIRATEEEFRNPVQFWNKYTHLGQFYGAIKVIPPSSFKPKVPIDFGTYKFKIRQQNIRLLSSGKGYNHPPELWTCEDLKEANNKIIDQFTNANIKFDTICDVEKVFWDLVELGNQDVLVSYGADLPSKLSDCEDYIKHPWNLNNLPIVQGSLLRYMKHIVPGVNTPWLYLGMCLSSFSWHTEDNYFGAVNYHHHGAPKVWYIVPPSRAHSLEKLLVGYTSTEDREFALYSLRVQLSPNLLLSNNIPVYRIVQEPNEFVLLWPRTYHAGFNVGFNCNEACNIAPVNWIPMGHKSLLKYRYSRRSCVPFFSIILSAASSLYDFTYQDLQEIGNMLKLLLIQEYQTRNAFKMPRLAMDIDYQFLNSCDEIKNLLNGASIDSGDISFSKIMNNLKNDGDRSAFLKACEFASQICTKDCSICDLPLFVSSVSCCHDDMILCASCSRFSNCKCSEKIMLYRFPLISLYTLLKMVDDYTQGQFSMLKSVPPVSKLNTLDKTLKCEQNNLGSANLLKLEKAVSIGANKRTENFLSVCQYVAGERHLATLLTCKYLIAAVYEERDEYNAYMA; this is translated from the exons ATGTCCACTTCAGTGGGCGTATCACAAGTGCTTATGGAAACCAGGAAAAGTGCAAGGGTACACAAACAAaccaaattttacattgCTATGCAAGAACCTCAACGAGATTTGGACCTTAGAACGGCAATCAAACGTAGTAAACTC GAGAAAATACACGTCAAGGTTGATTTGGAATCTCTTCCCACAGTACCAGTTATTAGAGCTACCGAGGAAGAGTTTAGGAATCCTGTTCAATTTTggaataaatatacacatttAGGTCAGTTTTACGGGGCAATCAAGGTAATCCCTCCCAGTTCTTTTAAACCCAAGGTTCCCATAGATTTTGGGACTTATAAGTTTAAAATTCGCCAACAAAATATTAGACTCCTTTCTAGTGGCAAG GGTTACAATCATCCCCCCGAGCTATGGACTTGTGAAGATTTAAAAGAAGCTAACAATAAGATTATAGATCAGTTTACTAATgctaatataaaatttgataccATATGTGACGTGGAAAAGGTGTTTTGGGACCTTGTAGAGTTGGGAAATCAGGATGTACTTGTATCATATGGCGCCGATCTCccttcaaaattatctgACTGTGAAGACTATATTAAGCATCCTTGGAACCTAAACAATTTGCCGATAGTCCAAGGTTCATTGCTAAGATATATGAAACATATTGTACCAGGGGTCAATACTCCCTGGTTGTACTTGGGAATGTGcttatcatcattttcatgGCATACTGAAGATAACTATTTTGGAGCagtaaattatcatcaccATGGAGCACCCAag GTATGGTACATTGTACCCCCTTCCAGAGCTCACTCTTTGGAAAAGCTGTTAGTTGGGTATACGTCTACTGAGGATCGTGAATTTGCGCTTTACAGTTTAAGGGTACAATTATCGCCAAACCTCTTGCTCtcaaataatataccaGTTTATAGAATTGTACAGGAACCAAATGAGTTTGTATTACTATGGCCCAGGACCTATCACGCAGGTTTTAACGTTGGGTTTAATTGTAACGAAGCGTGCAATATTGCCCCTGTGAATTGGATACCAATGGGGCATAAGTCACTGCTCAAATATCGTTATTCACGTAGAAGTTGTGTGCCATTTTTCAGTATAATTCTCTCTGCAGCCTCATCACTCTACGATTTTACATACCAAGATCTCCAAGAGATAGGTAATATGCTAAAGTTACTCCTAATTCAAG AATATCAGACGAGGAATGCCTTCAAAATGCCTCGTTTGGCTATGGACATTGATTACCAATTCTTGAATTCGTGTGATGAGATTAAGAATTTGTTGAACGGTGCATCAATTGATAGTGGAGATATAAGTTTTAGtaaaataatgaataatcTAAAGAATGATGGAGACAGATCTGCGTTTCTAAAGGCTTGCGAATTTGCCTCGCAAATTTGCACAAAAGATTGCAGCATATGTGATTTACCATTGTTTGTATCTTCCGTGTCTTGTTGTCACGATGATATGATTCTTTGTGCATCTTGTTCCAGGTTTTCCAATTGTAAATGCTCAGAGAAGATCATGCTTTATCGATTCCCACTTATTTCTCTCTATACACTACTAAAGATGGTTGATGATTACACTCAAGGTCAATTCAGTATGTTAAAATCAGTGCCGCCAGTCTCCAAACTGAACACCTTGGATAAGACATTAAAATGtgaacaaaataatttgggCAGCGCTAACTTATTGAAATTAGAAAAAGCGGTATCTATTGGGGCAAATAAAAGGACTGAAAATTTTCTTAGCGTTTGCCAATATGTTGCGGGTGAGAGGCATTTGGCCACTTTGTTAACTTGTAAATACTTAATTGCCGCGGTGTACGAGGAGAGGGATGAATATAACGCGTATATGGCATAG
- a CDS encoding conserved Plasmodium protein, unknown function (overlaps_old_locusTagID:BBM_II02520), with amino-acid sequence MSSPGLAFANLTLLLDVPQLPAILAGDIFTKYRIYSNQILLDTFTNANMLSDIHYPYNRINIQSYAINKMGRSRKYTSDLSMCPFGVPY; translated from the exons ATGTCCAGCCCTGG ATTAGCGTTCGCCAACTTGACACTTCTCTTGGATGTGCCACAGTTGCCAGCAATATTGGCTGGAGATATATTTACCAAATATCGTATCTATTCTAATCAGATCTTACTAGACACATTTACTAATGCTAATATGTTATCAGACATCCATTACCCGTATAATCGAA ttaACATACAGTCTTATGCAATTAATAAGATGGGAAGATCCAGGAAATACACTTCAGATTTGTCTATGTGTCCCTTCGGGGTACCGTATTGA
- a CDS encoding superoxide dismutase, Fe-Mn family (overlaps_old_locusTagID:BBM_II02525) produces the protein MSFKLPTLPYSLSALKPHISEETLSFHYGKHHAGYINKLNALVKGTKFESLTLEELLKTTSGAIFNNAAQSWNHNFYWNSMSPNGGGEPFGAVKQKINEKFGTFESFKKEYSSLLVGHFGSGWGWLVQRQDGTVDIVQTHDAGNPIADGTGKPILACDIWEHAYYLDYKNDRASYVNAWWNTINWEFANKQLQ, from the exons ATGTCTTTCAAATTACCAACTTTACCTTATTCCCTTTCTGCCCTCAAACCTCATATTTCTGAGGAGACACTCTCATTTCATTATGGCAAACATCATGCCGGTTATATCAACAAGTTGAATG CACTTGTTAAAGGGACGAAATTTGAAAGTTTAACTCTGGAAG AACTACTAAAAACTACTTCTGGAGCCATATTTAACAATGCAGCTCAATCATGGAATCACAACTTTTATTGGAATTCCATGTCACCAAATGGAGGCGGTGAGCCTTTTGGGGCCGTAAAACAAAAGATTAATGAGAAATTTGGCACTTTTGAATCCTTCAAAAAGGAGTACTCAAGTCTATTGGTTGGCCATTTTGGATCTGGTTGGGGGTGGCTTGTGCAGAGACAAGATGGTACTGTAGATATCGTACAGACGCATGACGCTGGGAACCCAATAGc TGATGGTACGGGTAAGCCCATTTTGGCGTGTGACATTTGGGAGCACGCCTATTATTTGGACTATAAAAACGATCGTGCTAGTTATGTTAATGCTTGGTGGAATACTATTAATTGGgaatttgcaaataaacAGCTCCAATGA